Proteins encoded within one genomic window of Festucalex cinctus isolate MCC-2025b chromosome 18, RoL_Fcin_1.0, whole genome shotgun sequence:
- the jakmip2 gene encoding janus kinase and microtubule-interacting protein 2 isoform X1: protein MAKKGRAKGEKPEALISALQAANEDLRSKLTDIQIELHQEKCKVSKLERDKVQEVKRVREQEQHRHTAMLTEQRAKWHEEKQRELQALRENLTRQHEQELARHAKIKDQENQRLKTALSAIRDGSGEKVRTALTLEAKEDARRFFDQERVKLLQEIAELKSSKKQTDEALSNMIQADKMKAGDLRVEHQQHQEQISKIKWDCEKDIRRLVDEIKAKDRTIFSLEKEMESTTGFLQKLQLQKDALDEQLFLVKEAECGTGSPKREIPGRVGDGAEHCGSPDLRRNQRRMAELNSTIRKLEDRNSLLVDERNELLKRVRESEKQCKPLLDKNKLLSRRNDELTLTMQKLEEKAKNLAKENLEMKEKISTQPPLKKPKSLNDLDQAHDDQEIAFLKLQVLEQQSMIDELARDREKLLRKKRHKRSSRPIKRHIVVDTFFGYDEESMDSETSSVASFRMDRTPATPDEDVDEGLANEESELRFRQLTREYQALQRAYALLQEQKGGILDAEMEAKAQEQLQADILRYKAKIEDLERELTMKGQDSKWVEEKQLFLRRNHELLEKVEKMDMECSRAQQELQDSKDQNELLEFRILELEERERRSPPFNHLRMHPFSEGVSALQIYCMKEGVKDVCIPDLIKLLDILGDNGNLRNEEQVAIIQASTVLSLAEKWIQQIEGTEAALHQKMMDLEIEMEMFCKQKGYLEEELDYRKQALDQAYMQIHELEATLYNALQQDKVIKYGEPLDEFQRDELRSAVEKLRRQMLRKSREYDCQILQERMELLHQAHQRIRDLEDKTEIQRRQIKDLEEKVMHPLGDPVCHCCCVIYFSSKCGGATVAVCVVTVYKSIGCWPWMLTFFFFFFFFFFFFLWVSQDAGLPEQYIHTRAYAVACRCTSVLL from the exons ATGGCCAAGAAAGGGCGCGCAAAGGGCGAGAAGCCCGAAGCCCTCATCTCTGCCTTGCAGGCAGCCAATGAAGATCTCAGGTCCAAGCTGACTGACATTCAGATTGAACTGCATCAGGAAAAATGCAAG GTGAGCAAGCTGGAGCGCGACAAAGTGCAGGAGGTCAAGCGGGTGCGCGAGCAGGAGCAGCACCGCCACACCGCCATGCTGACGGAGCAGCGGGCTAAGTGGCATGAGGAAAAACAAAGAGAGCTCCAGGCCCTGCGGGAAAATCTGACGCGGCAGCACGAGCAAGAGCTGGCCCGCCACGCCAAAATCAAGGACCAGGAGAACCAGAGGCTCAAGACCGCGCTGAGCGCCATACGGGACGGCAGTGGCGAGAAG GTGCGCACAGCCTTGACTCTAGAAGCCAAGGAGGACGCTCGCCGTTTCTTCGATCAGGAGCGAGTGAAGCTCCTCCAGGAAATAGCTGAGCTAAAGTCGAGCAAGAAGCAGACAGACGAGGCTCTCAGCAACATGATCCAGGCAGACAAGATGAAGGCCGGCGACCTGCGGGTGGAGCACCAGCAGCACCAGGAGCAGATCTCCAAGATCAAGTGGGACTGTGAGAAGGACATCCGGAGACTG GTGGACGAAATCAAAGCTAAAGATCGCACCATCTTCTCTCTGGAGAAAGAGATGGAGTCAACGACGGGCTTCCTACAGAAGCTGCAACTTCAGAAGGATGCGCTAGATGAGCAGCTTTTCCTGGTCAAGGAGGCAGAGTGTGGCACAGGGAGTCCAAAAAGAGAGATTCCGGGTCGTGTAGGAGATGGCGCGGAGCACTGTGGTAGCCCA gacCTGAGAAGAAATCAAAGGCGCATGGCTGAGCTCAACTCAACCATTCGCAAGTTGGAGGACCGAAACTCGCTGCTGGTTGATGAGCGGAATGAACTT CTGAAGCGTGTGCGAGAGTCGGAGAAGCAGTGCAAGCCGCTTTTGGACAAGAACAAGCTTCTGAGTAGGCGCAATGACGAGTTGACTCTCACCATGCAGAAGCTGGAGGAGAAAGCAAAGAATCTGGCCAAGGAGAACCTGGAGATG AAGGAAAAAATCAGCACCCAACCCCCACTAAAGAAACCCAAGTCTCTGAATGACCTGGACCAAGCCCACGACGACCAGGAAATAGCTTTTCTCAAGCTTCAAGTCCTGGAGCAGCAAAGCATGATTGACGAGCTTGCGAGA GACCGAGAGAAACTGCTTCGGAAAAAAAGGCATAAAAGGAGTTCCAGGCCaattaag AGGCACATTGTGGTGGACACGTTCTTTGGGTATGATGAAGAGTCAATGGATTCTGAAACATCCTCGGTTGCTTCTTTCCGCATGGACCGGACACCAGCTACTCCCGATGAAGACGTTGATGAG GGTCTAGCCAATGAGGAGTCTGAGCTGCGGTTCCGCCAGCTGACCAGGGAATACCAGGCCTTACAGCGAGCATACGCACTGCTGCAGGAACAGAAGGGAGGCATTCTGGATGCTGAGATGGAAGCCAAG GCTCAGGAGCAGCTCCAAGCAGACATACTCAGGTACAAGGCCAAAATTGAAGATTTGGAGAGGGAGCTGACCATGAAGGGTCAG GACTCCAAATGGGTGGAGGAGAAGCAACTGTTCTTACGACGAAATCATGAACTTTTAGAGAAG GTGGAAAAAATGGACATGGAATGCAGTCGGGCGCAGCAGGAACTACAAGACTCCAAAGACCAAAATGAACTGCTAGAGTTTAGGATCCTGGAATTAGAA GAGCGAGAGAGGAGGTCGCCTCCTTTCAACCACCTGCGGATGCATCCCTTCTCAGAGGGAGTCAGTGCACTGCAGATCTACTGTATGAAGGAGGGGGTCAAG GATGTGTGCATACCAGATTTGATCAAACTTTTAGATATCCTCGGGGACAACGGG aattTACGAAATGAGGAACAAGTGGCCATCATTCAGGCTAGCACCGTTTTGTCATTAGCTGAAAAG TGGATTCAGCAGATTGAGGGAACTGAGGCAGCCTTACACCAGAAAATGATGGACTTGGAGATAGAGATG GAGATGTTCTGCAAACAGAAAGGATACCTGGAGGAGGAGCTGGACTATAGAAAACAAGCCCTGGACCAGGCCTACATG CAAATCCACGAGTTGGAAGCAACGTTATACAACGCTTTGCAACAAGACAAG gtgatcaaaTACGGCGAGCCGCTGGATGAGTTTCAGCGGGATGAGCTGCGATCGGCGGTGGAGAAGCTGAGGAGGCAAATGTTGAGGAAGAGTCGAGAGTATGACTGTCAGATCCTGCAGGAAAGGATGGAGCTGCTGCACCAGGCGCACCAG CGAATTCGAGACCTTGAGGACAAGACAGAAATCCAAAGGAGGCAGATTAAAGACCTAGAGGAAAAG gtgaTGCATCCGCTTGGAGATCCCGTTTGTCACTGCtgttgtgttatttatttttcatccaaATGTGGTGGAGCAACAGTGGCTGTTTGTGTGGTGACGGTATACAAGTCAATTGGATGTTGGCCGTGgatgctcactttttttttttttttttttttttttttttttttttttttgtgggtctctcAGGATGCAGGACTGCCTGAACAATACATACACACACGTGCATATGCAGTTGCATGTAGATGCACATCCGTGTTGCTTTGA
- the jakmip2 gene encoding janus kinase and microtubule-interacting protein 2 isoform X2, translating into MAKKGRAKGEKPEALISALQAANEDLRSKLTDIQIELHQEKCKVSKLERDKVQEVKRVREQEQHRHTAMLTEQRAKWHEEKQRELQALRENLTRQHEQELARHAKIKDQENQRLKTALSAIRDGSGEKVRTALTLEAKEDARRFFDQERVKLLQEIAELKSSKKQTDEALSNMIQADKMKAGDLRVEHQQHQEQISKIKWDCEKDIRRLVDEIKAKDRTIFSLEKEMESTTGFLQKLQLQKDALDEQLFLVKEAECGTGSPKREIPGRVGDGAEHCGSPDLRRNQRRMAELNSTIRKLEDRNSLLVDERNELLKRVRESEKQCKPLLDKNKLLSRRNDELTLTMQKLEEKAKNLAKENLEMKEKISTQPPLKKPKSLNDLDQAHDDQEIAFLKLQVLEQQSMIDELARDREKLLRKKRHKRSSRPIKRHIVVDTFFGYDEESMDSETSSVASFRMDRTPATPDEDVDEGLANEESELRFRQLTREYQALQRAYALLQEQKGGILDAEMEAKAQEQLQADILRYKAKIEDLERELTMKGQDSKWVEEKQLFLRRNHELLEKVEKMDMECSRAQQELQDSKDQNELLEFRILELEERERRSPPFNHLRMHPFSEGVSALQIYCMKEGVKDVCIPDLIKLLDILGDNGNLRNEEQVAIIQASTVLSLAEKWIQQIEGTEAALHQKMMDLEIEMEMFCKQKGYLEEELDYRKQALDQAYMQIHELEATLYNALQQDKVIKYGEPLDEFQRDELRSAVEKLRRQMLRKSREYDCQILQERMELLHQAHQRIRDLEDKTEIQRRQIKDLEEKFLFLFLFFSLAFILWP; encoded by the exons ATGGCCAAGAAAGGGCGCGCAAAGGGCGAGAAGCCCGAAGCCCTCATCTCTGCCTTGCAGGCAGCCAATGAAGATCTCAGGTCCAAGCTGACTGACATTCAGATTGAACTGCATCAGGAAAAATGCAAG GTGAGCAAGCTGGAGCGCGACAAAGTGCAGGAGGTCAAGCGGGTGCGCGAGCAGGAGCAGCACCGCCACACCGCCATGCTGACGGAGCAGCGGGCTAAGTGGCATGAGGAAAAACAAAGAGAGCTCCAGGCCCTGCGGGAAAATCTGACGCGGCAGCACGAGCAAGAGCTGGCCCGCCACGCCAAAATCAAGGACCAGGAGAACCAGAGGCTCAAGACCGCGCTGAGCGCCATACGGGACGGCAGTGGCGAGAAG GTGCGCACAGCCTTGACTCTAGAAGCCAAGGAGGACGCTCGCCGTTTCTTCGATCAGGAGCGAGTGAAGCTCCTCCAGGAAATAGCTGAGCTAAAGTCGAGCAAGAAGCAGACAGACGAGGCTCTCAGCAACATGATCCAGGCAGACAAGATGAAGGCCGGCGACCTGCGGGTGGAGCACCAGCAGCACCAGGAGCAGATCTCCAAGATCAAGTGGGACTGTGAGAAGGACATCCGGAGACTG GTGGACGAAATCAAAGCTAAAGATCGCACCATCTTCTCTCTGGAGAAAGAGATGGAGTCAACGACGGGCTTCCTACAGAAGCTGCAACTTCAGAAGGATGCGCTAGATGAGCAGCTTTTCCTGGTCAAGGAGGCAGAGTGTGGCACAGGGAGTCCAAAAAGAGAGATTCCGGGTCGTGTAGGAGATGGCGCGGAGCACTGTGGTAGCCCA gacCTGAGAAGAAATCAAAGGCGCATGGCTGAGCTCAACTCAACCATTCGCAAGTTGGAGGACCGAAACTCGCTGCTGGTTGATGAGCGGAATGAACTT CTGAAGCGTGTGCGAGAGTCGGAGAAGCAGTGCAAGCCGCTTTTGGACAAGAACAAGCTTCTGAGTAGGCGCAATGACGAGTTGACTCTCACCATGCAGAAGCTGGAGGAGAAAGCAAAGAATCTGGCCAAGGAGAACCTGGAGATG AAGGAAAAAATCAGCACCCAACCCCCACTAAAGAAACCCAAGTCTCTGAATGACCTGGACCAAGCCCACGACGACCAGGAAATAGCTTTTCTCAAGCTTCAAGTCCTGGAGCAGCAAAGCATGATTGACGAGCTTGCGAGA GACCGAGAGAAACTGCTTCGGAAAAAAAGGCATAAAAGGAGTTCCAGGCCaattaag AGGCACATTGTGGTGGACACGTTCTTTGGGTATGATGAAGAGTCAATGGATTCTGAAACATCCTCGGTTGCTTCTTTCCGCATGGACCGGACACCAGCTACTCCCGATGAAGACGTTGATGAG GGTCTAGCCAATGAGGAGTCTGAGCTGCGGTTCCGCCAGCTGACCAGGGAATACCAGGCCTTACAGCGAGCATACGCACTGCTGCAGGAACAGAAGGGAGGCATTCTGGATGCTGAGATGGAAGCCAAG GCTCAGGAGCAGCTCCAAGCAGACATACTCAGGTACAAGGCCAAAATTGAAGATTTGGAGAGGGAGCTGACCATGAAGGGTCAG GACTCCAAATGGGTGGAGGAGAAGCAACTGTTCTTACGACGAAATCATGAACTTTTAGAGAAG GTGGAAAAAATGGACATGGAATGCAGTCGGGCGCAGCAGGAACTACAAGACTCCAAAGACCAAAATGAACTGCTAGAGTTTAGGATCCTGGAATTAGAA GAGCGAGAGAGGAGGTCGCCTCCTTTCAACCACCTGCGGATGCATCCCTTCTCAGAGGGAGTCAGTGCACTGCAGATCTACTGTATGAAGGAGGGGGTCAAG GATGTGTGCATACCAGATTTGATCAAACTTTTAGATATCCTCGGGGACAACGGG aattTACGAAATGAGGAACAAGTGGCCATCATTCAGGCTAGCACCGTTTTGTCATTAGCTGAAAAG TGGATTCAGCAGATTGAGGGAACTGAGGCAGCCTTACACCAGAAAATGATGGACTTGGAGATAGAGATG GAGATGTTCTGCAAACAGAAAGGATACCTGGAGGAGGAGCTGGACTATAGAAAACAAGCCCTGGACCAGGCCTACATG CAAATCCACGAGTTGGAAGCAACGTTATACAACGCTTTGCAACAAGACAAG gtgatcaaaTACGGCGAGCCGCTGGATGAGTTTCAGCGGGATGAGCTGCGATCGGCGGTGGAGAAGCTGAGGAGGCAAATGTTGAGGAAGAGTCGAGAGTATGACTGTCAGATCCTGCAGGAAAGGATGGAGCTGCTGCACCAGGCGCACCAG CGAATTCGAGACCTTGAGGACAAGACAGAAATCCAAAGGAGGCAGATTAAAGACCTAGAGGAAAAG TTTTTGTTTCTGTTCTTGTTCTTTTCTCTTGCCTTTATCCTTTGGCCTTGA
- the coro6 gene encoding coronin-6 isoform X2 encodes MSRSIVRQSKFRHVFGQSVKADQSYDDIRVSKVTWDSSFCAVNPKFLAVIVESSGGGAFLVIPLAKMGRVDKNYPLVIGHSGPVLDIDWCPHDDNVLASGSEDCTAMVWQIPDHSLVRPLTEPIVVLEGHSKRVGIVSWHPTTRNILLTAGSDNLIIVWNVGTGEPLISMDDHPDLIYSISWNRNGSLFCTTCKDRRLRVCDPRKAEVVAERLAPHEGIRPMRAIFTRDGNIFTTGFTRMSQRELGLWDPTNFEEPIALLELDTSNGVLLPYYDPDANMVYLCGKGDSSIRYFEITEEPPYVHYLNTFSSKEPQRGMGFMPKRGVDVSKCEIARLYKLHDKKCEPITMTVPRKSDLFQDDLYPDTAGPEPAMEPEDWLEGRDQDPVLISMKEGYVPPKSRELKVSRKNLLDSRPATRRSMSTCDAASLPPELLQRLLEEIQHLKATVLSQEKRICDLENKLSQFANGMA; translated from the exons ATGAGTCGCAGCATCGTGCGGCAGAGCAAGTTCCGCCACGTCTTCGGCCAGAGCGTCAAGGCCGATCAGAGCTACGATGACATCCGCGTTTCCAAGGTGACGTGGGACAGCTCCTTCTGCGCCGTCAACCCCAAGTTCCTGGCCGTCATCGTGGAGTCCAGCGGGGGCGGAGCTTTCCTGGTCATTCCCCTCGCAAAG ATGGGTCGCGTGGACAAGAACTACCCTCTTGTCATCGGACACTCCGGACCCGTCCTCGATATCGACTGGTGTCCCCATGACGATAACGTGTTGGCCAGCGGCTCGGAGGACTGCACCGCCATG GTGTGGCAGATTCCCGATCACTCACTAGTCCGCCCCCTCACTGAGCCCATTGTGGTACTGGAGGGCCACTCCAAGCGCGTCGGCATCGTCAGCTGGCACCCGACCACGCGCAACATACTGCTCACTGCGG GGAGCGACAACCTGATCATCGTGTGGAACGTGGGCACGGGGGAGCCGCTCATCTCCATGGACGACCACCCCGACCTGATCTACAGCATCAGCTGGAACAGGAACGGAAGCCTGTTCTGCACCACCTGCAAGGACCGCCGCCTGCGCGTCTGCGACCCGCGCAAGGCCGAGGTGGTGGCG GAACGCTTGGCTCCTCACGAGGGCATCCGACCCATGAGGGCCATCTTCACCAGAGACGGGAACATCTTCACCACAGGATTCACCAGGATGAGCCAGAGGGAGCTCGGACTCTGGGACCCG ACCAATTTTGAGGAGCCAATTGCACTATTGGAGTTGGACACCAGTAACGGCGTCCTGTTACCGTATTACGACCCAGACGCCAACATGGTCTACTTGTGCGGAAAG GGAGACAGCAGCATCCGTTACTTTGAGATCACCGAGGAGCCGCCCTACGTGCACTACCTCAACACCTTCAGCAGCAAAGAGCCGCAGCGGGGGATGGGCTTCATGCCCAAAAGGGGCGTGGACGTCAGCAAGTGTGAGATCGCCAG GTTGTACAAGCTGCACGACAAGAAGTGCGAGCCAATCACAATGACCGTTCCCCGAAAA TCGGACCTCTTCCAGGACGACCTGTACCCAGACACGGCCGGGCCGGAGCCCGCCATGGAGCCCGAGGACTGGCTGGAGGGCCGCGACCAAGACCCCGTGCTGATATCCATGAAGGAGGGCTACGTGCCGCCAAAGAGCCGCGAGCTCAAAGTGTCCAGGAAGAACCTGCTGGACTCCAGGCCCGCCACCCGCCGCAGCATGTCCACGTGCGATGCCGCCAGCCTGCCG CCTGAGCTGCTGCAGAGGCTGCTGGAGGAGATCCAGCACCTGAAGGCAACAGTATTGTCCCAAGAGAAGCGAATCTGTGATTTGGAGAACAAACTGTCCCAATTTGCCAATGGGATGGCCTGA
- the coro6 gene encoding coronin-6 isoform X1: MSRSIVRQSKFRHVFGQSVKADQSYDDIRVSKVTWDSSFCAVNPKFLAVIVESSGGGAFLVIPLAKMGRVDKNYPLVIGHSGPVLDIDWCPHDDNVLASGSEDCTAMVWQIPDHSLVRPLTEPIVVLEGHSKRVGIVSWHPTTRNILLTAGSDNLIIVWNVGTGEPLISMDDHPDLIYSISWNRNGSLFCTTCKDRRLRVCDPRKAEVVAERLAPHEGIRPMRAIFTRDGNIFTTGFTRMSQRELGLWDPTNFEEPIALLELDTSNGVLLPYYDPDANMVYLCGKGDSSIRYFEITEEPPYVHYLNTFSSKEPQRGMGFMPKRGVDVSKCEIARLYKLHDKKCEPITMTVPRKSDLFQDDLYPDTAGPEPAMEPEDWLEGRDQDPVLISMKEGYVPPKSRELKVSRKNLLDSRPATRRSMSTCDAASLPVSPSVCGSCQDRSGVCNLQFWTHTWVFSTSRVVPCGSLKKKCRFKKIYFF; the protein is encoded by the exons ATGAGTCGCAGCATCGTGCGGCAGAGCAAGTTCCGCCACGTCTTCGGCCAGAGCGTCAAGGCCGATCAGAGCTACGATGACATCCGCGTTTCCAAGGTGACGTGGGACAGCTCCTTCTGCGCCGTCAACCCCAAGTTCCTGGCCGTCATCGTGGAGTCCAGCGGGGGCGGAGCTTTCCTGGTCATTCCCCTCGCAAAG ATGGGTCGCGTGGACAAGAACTACCCTCTTGTCATCGGACACTCCGGACCCGTCCTCGATATCGACTGGTGTCCCCATGACGATAACGTGTTGGCCAGCGGCTCGGAGGACTGCACCGCCATG GTGTGGCAGATTCCCGATCACTCACTAGTCCGCCCCCTCACTGAGCCCATTGTGGTACTGGAGGGCCACTCCAAGCGCGTCGGCATCGTCAGCTGGCACCCGACCACGCGCAACATACTGCTCACTGCGG GGAGCGACAACCTGATCATCGTGTGGAACGTGGGCACGGGGGAGCCGCTCATCTCCATGGACGACCACCCCGACCTGATCTACAGCATCAGCTGGAACAGGAACGGAAGCCTGTTCTGCACCACCTGCAAGGACCGCCGCCTGCGCGTCTGCGACCCGCGCAAGGCCGAGGTGGTGGCG GAACGCTTGGCTCCTCACGAGGGCATCCGACCCATGAGGGCCATCTTCACCAGAGACGGGAACATCTTCACCACAGGATTCACCAGGATGAGCCAGAGGGAGCTCGGACTCTGGGACCCG ACCAATTTTGAGGAGCCAATTGCACTATTGGAGTTGGACACCAGTAACGGCGTCCTGTTACCGTATTACGACCCAGACGCCAACATGGTCTACTTGTGCGGAAAG GGAGACAGCAGCATCCGTTACTTTGAGATCACCGAGGAGCCGCCCTACGTGCACTACCTCAACACCTTCAGCAGCAAAGAGCCGCAGCGGGGGATGGGCTTCATGCCCAAAAGGGGCGTGGACGTCAGCAAGTGTGAGATCGCCAG GTTGTACAAGCTGCACGACAAGAAGTGCGAGCCAATCACAATGACCGTTCCCCGAAAA TCGGACCTCTTCCAGGACGACCTGTACCCAGACACGGCCGGGCCGGAGCCCGCCATGGAGCCCGAGGACTGGCTGGAGGGCCGCGACCAAGACCCCGTGCTGATATCCATGAAGGAGGGCTACGTGCCGCCAAAGAGCCGCGAGCTCAAAGTGTCCAGGAAGAACCTGCTGGACTCCAGGCCCGCCACCCGCCGCAGCATGTCCACGTGCGATGCCGCCAGCCTGCCGGTCAGTCCTTCAGTTTGCGGCAGTTGTCAGGATAgatcaggggtctgcaacctgcagtTCTGGACACACACGTGGGTCTTTAGTACCTCGCGTGTGGTTCCCTGTggatcacttaaaaaaaaatgtagatttaaaaaaatatattttttttaa